The following nucleotide sequence is from Penaeus monodon isolate SGIC_2016 chromosome 29, NSTDA_Pmon_1, whole genome shotgun sequence.
NNNNNNNNNNNNNNNNNNNNNNNNNNNNNNNNNNNNNNNNNNNNNNNNNNNNNNNNNNNNNNNNNNNNNNNNNNNNNNNNNNNNNNNNNNNNNNNNNNNNNNNNNNNNNNNNNNNNNNNNNNNNNNNNNNNNNNNNNNNNNNNNNNNNNNNNNNNNNNNNNNNNNNNNNNNNNNNNNNNNNGCGAGGCCACTCAACAGATTAGAGACCCTTCCCATCGACGTGCAGAAAGAAACATGTCCAAGTGACACTTTCTGTTATGCCTTGACCTCTTCAGAATCGCAGCTGCCTGAGCGATGACTTAACACGAGTTGCCTTCATACTCTGAGGAGGTGAAAGTCAGNNNNNNNNNNNNNNNNNNNNNNNNNNNNNNNNNNNNNNNNNNNNNNNNNNNNNNNNNNNNNNNNNNNNNNNNNNNNNNNNNNNNNNNNNNNNNNNNNNNNNNNNNNNNNNNNNNNNNNNNNNNNNNNNNNNNNNNNNNNNNNNNNNNNNNNNNNNNNNNNNNNNNNNNNNNNNNNNNNNNNNNNNNNNNNNNNNNNNNNNNNNNNNNNNNNNNNNNNNNNNNNNNNNNNgagaacaaattaaaaacaaatattgacACAAAGAgttaacatttttctttatcctttgaaTTCAGAATAACAGACTACGCGCATTTGACTTTAAAACACgagttttccccttcctttagcGGTTCGTATTGCATGCAAGTACGTAAAGAGAGGCTCAGAGTGCATAATTGcagaagttaaaaaatatatgagtTTCCTTTCTTGGACTCAGGAGCAACTGGTTTGTTTATGAAGATTAGCTTAATAAAGGTATTGCAATTTTGTTAACAAACAGTTTTTTACTAAGCACTTATTAGGATCAAAAAGTTCAACTGTTTCTTTGTATATCTTTAGGGAGAATACTTTTATGGttcattgcatatatattttttttattttcttccttcgaAGATTATTCATAGACCAGTAAGAGAAAATAAGCAGATAATGAAGATATATTCTAAGGAGTAactcccatttaaaaaaaaggacatatattcacttcagaaaataatgaaaaatgaggaaatgCCTTTATATTTCCTATCATTTATACACACCATCCCTTGTCAACCAAGAGACAACAGGGATTCTGTTTATAATCTTGCTTCTTCCTTCCACGAATccaggagatgaagatgatgaagaaaaggataaacagagaagatttatttatgaaaaagacGAAGCTGTAGCGACTCATATCAGAATCTCCAATACTTGTGACGTGCAGGTTAATAATACATTACcagaacattattttttttgtcNNNNNNNNNNNNNNNNNNNNNNNNNNNNNNNNNNNNNNNNNNNNNNNNNNNNNNNNNNNNNNNNNNNNNNNNNNNNNNNNNNNNNNNNNNNNNNNNTACATATTAGAAGAGGCTTACAAGGCCTTTGCGAGATgatgagttgtgtgtgtttgtctgtacatatCTCATACTCCAATGCAAATTAAAATTCCCAAGTAGANNNNNNNNNNNNNNNNNNNNNNNNNNGTCATGTGATCCTTTTTAAGTCGTTGctactcttttatatatacatatacttttttcagCGGTAGGTGGGGGCGGGGTAAGGCTAACAGTGGAAAGTGGTATGGGTTGTTCGCCAGCTACtgatcaatttcgtttttttcttttttcttcttgtttttaaccNNNNNNNNNNNNNNNNNNNNNNNNNNNNNNNNNNNNNNNNNNNNNNNNNNNNNNNNNNNNNNNNNNNNNNNNNNNNNNNNNNNNNNNNNNNNNacttttttccctctttttttctatttctcttgggAATTCCCTTCTTAAATCATACTTACTTCgaggccccccccccatccctaccctAGCAGCCCCTCTTCAAACAAGGCTTTCTATGCCCATCTAACCCCCGTCCAGTACTAGAGGCACTTCGAAGCAAACGGGGGAAATCGCCACTTCTCTTCCCTACGGCGGTAACTTGTTCGCGGTCGCCTGCCTGCTAAGAGGCCTATAACCTACTGAGCGACCACCCCCTCTCTAGATAAAGTGACCTGCCGGGATCCATTGGAACGACCTTCCTTGGTCGTCTGAAAGAACAGTCGTCTTGGTTGTTCTGAGGGGAGTCATGATCAAAGGTTTTAGGGTTCTCAATTCTCGCTTCTAACATTTCTTTAGGTTACAAAAGTCTCACAGACAGAAAATATCGTTTACGCCTCTACCGCCCTCATTACCAAATATGTGACACGAGATAAGGTATACCTTATGATTCCTTCGTNNNNNNNNNNNNNNNNNNNNNNNNNNNNNNNNNNNNNNNNNNNNNNNNNNNNNNNNNNNNNNNNNNNNNNNNNNNNNNNNNNNNNNNNNNNNNNNNNNNNNNNNNNNNNNNNNNNNNNNNNNNNNNNNNNNNNNNNNNNNNNNNNNNNNNNNNNNNNNNNNNNNNNNNNNNNNNNNNNNNNNNNNNNNNNNNNNNNNNNNNNNNNNNNNNNNNNNNNNNNNNNNNNNNNNNNNNNNNNNNNNNNNNNNNNNNNNNNNNNNNNNNNNNNNNNNNNNNNNNNNNNNNNNNNNNNNNNNNNNNNNNNNNNNNNNNNNNNNNNNNNNNNNNNNNNNNNNNNNNNNNNNNNNNNNNNNNNNNNACCTTGTGTTCTTTGTCTTTTGTGTAAGTTTGCTTTATAAAAGTGTTATGTCACTNNNNNNNNNNNNNNNNNNNNNNNNNNNNNNNNNNNNNNNNNNNNNNNNNNNNNNNNNNNGAGTGTTGGGtgcgtgtatgtgggtgggtgtgctctagtatatatgtgtatgtcattCGCTCATGCTCCGACAAGTAAAAATTGGAGTCTAGAATAAAACTTATTATTAGAATAGATCAATCATCTTTATTCCCTCGATTACTTTGGTAATATTTTGGTTTAAAGATCACAGAGTAGCTTAGAAGTAGTTGCGCGAAGGAGGCGCTGCAGCTGCCGCCTGCCTCTGGTACGTGTTGAAGAACTCCTGCTTGGCGGCTGCGACTTCGGCGGTGTCGGCGACCTGAGGGGCGGAGCCTGGGAGTCCGGCGGGCACGGTGGCTGCCACGGGGCCGGTCCACTTGGGCTGCACGGGGGCGGCAGGAACAGCTGGGGCGGGGCTGTAGGCGGGGGCGAAGGAGGGACCGGCAGGCGCAGCACCAGCTGTGGCCCTCACCTGTGCGTTGTAGGCGTTGAGGAAGGCGTTGCGGGCGGCGGCCACCTCTGCGGTGTCGCCCACGGGGGTGATGGTGCCGTCGACGCCGGCGGGGACGGTGGCAGCTACGGGTCCATACCACTGGGGCTGGACGGCGGGCGAGGGGCGGTGGAGGGCCTGCTGGGGAGTGGCAGCAGCCTGAGCAGCACGGAAGCTTTGGAAGAACCGTGCTTTCTCAGCCTGCACTTCGGGCGTGTCCTGGATGAAGGGGACAGCCGAGCACACTCCCACCACTGCCAGTACAACCTGCGAACAAAGCTTCGTTTTTTACAATCATTCAGTCAaagacacgcacatgcacgcactttTCCTTATAAGAGATCACCTTCTTTCTTATACGAAAAGAATTTCACCTCACAGAAATCATCATTCACACATAATGCCATTGCCAATTTAAAGCTTTTTATTCTTTGATTGACCACATGCCGTACCAGAACCCTCATGATGTTTTCCTAATTGTAGACCCCAACTGCACTAAGCCAAGAATCCCTCTGCCTTTATATACCAGAAGCGAAGGTCAGGCAAAGTCAGTGAGGCAAAGAACTGGTCAACTCTACTTGTGCTTACTTGCTTGGCCACATCCACATAAGTGGTCCAGTTTGAAacacacctttttttaaaaatcacgttGTTATGAACGGGATAATTACAAAAAGAACATAAGATTTAATACCAGGAAAAGACTGGGAACTGTAAATAATATACACTAACTTTGCCGTTGGTTAAtgtaactgttatcatcattaccattagagGTAGAAACAACATTACCATCAGCATTCTTATTCTAAAAAAATAGATCTAATTGATTTCTATTTGCCTGATTTACAATCAAGTAAATAGAAAAATGTTACATTTACGCAGATTTGTTAATTGAGTAAGCCCATTAATATCTGCCGATGCCCATGCCTGTTTTAGATAAAGNNNNNNNNNNNNNNNNNNNNNNNNNNNNNNNNNNNNNNNNNNNNNNNNNNNNNNNATGAATAGAACAAAAGAAGCttgatctatttcttttttttcactgaaacACAAAGCATACGGGCGCAGTATCTTGCATGGAAAGATTAAAATACGATGTTATCATACCATTCTTTAGCTCTATACCGGTTTCAAAAGTTTCAAAAGTTATCACtgagatttagatttttttcaacttatctttatcttataaGAATGTCTACAGAACACCTTTATACTTAGATATCAATTATGCCATTAGTGTGTCAAAACATACAACAGACATATCATATATCCCAGGTTAGTTGATAGCTGAATATCTGATTTAGTTCATCATTAAAAGCTGAATATctgatttatttcatcattaaaagCTGAATATCTGATTTAGTTCATCATTAACAGCATAATATATGATTTAGTTCATAATTAAAAGCAGAATATCTGATTtagttcatcattatcaatgtatacaaaacataaaagcaTTGCATTTTGTAGTAATATATTTGGAATTGATGTCGTACTAGCATTNNNNNNNNNNNNNNNNNNNNNNNNNNNNNNNNNCGTTCTAAGGAAAGAGAGTCTAAGGAACAATTAGATTAGATATTTGTGTAATTAGATATTTGTGCAGATGTCAACAATGAATCTCTTgtatttagaaataataataatagtagtagatatGAGTACATCGTAAATCGATTGAGTGTTTGTTATGGTTCATTATTATTCCcgcaaaccctcccccccccctctctctcttgaacaCAAGCTTGGACTACATTCTGCAGGCATGGGTATCCAGACCCATCTACAGTGTGACCTGTATGTCTGTCAGTTTATCTACCGCGTTTACAGTGTGACCTGTACGTCTGTCAGNNNNNNNNNNNNNNNNNNNNNNNNNNNNNNNNNNNNNNNNNNNNNNNNNNNNNNNNNNNNNNNNNNNNNNNNNNNNNNNNNNNNNNNNNNNNNNNNNNNNNNNNNNNNNNNNNNNNNNNNNNNNNNNNNNNNNNNNNNNNNNNNNNNNNNNNNNNNNNNNNNNNNNNNNNNNNNNNNNNNNNNNNNNNNNNNNNNNNNNNNNNNNNNNNNNNNNNNNNNNNNNNNNNNNNNNNNNNNNNNNNNNNNNNNNNNNNNNNNNNNNNNNNNNNNNNNNNNNNNNNNNNNNNNNNNNNNNNNNNNNNNNNNNNNNNAAGCCATCATTTGATAAGTATTATAGATTCCAGTATAAGATGAGTCGATAAGCATTTTTTCCGTAGAGAGGAGAGGCTCACATTTACCAAAATGTTTATTTCATGTACCTCTCTAATTATACGTATTTGAAATAGGTGTATGATGGATAGCAAATATCAGAACACTTtgtggggaatgggaagggatcGGTATTAACTACCAATGTATAATTCAAAAGCAAAATAGGTCATTCATGTCTATTTCATCTCATAAATTAAGATCTTTTAGATGTAGTTGCGCGAAGGAGGCGCTGCAGCTGCCGCCTGCCTCTGGTACGTGTTGAAGAACTCCTGCTTGGCGGCTGCGACTTCGGCGGTGTCGGCGACCTGAGGGGCGGAGCCTGGGAGTCCGGCGGGCACGGTGGCTGCCACGGGGCCGGTCCACTTGGGCTGGACTGGGGCGGCAGGAACAGCTGGGGCGGGGCTGTAGGCGGGGGCGAAGGAGGGACCGGCAGGCGCAGCACCAGCTGTGGCCCTCACCTGTGCGTTGTAGGCGTTGAGGAAGGCGTTGCGGGCGGCGGCCACCTCTGCGGTGTCGCCCACGGGGGTGATGGTGCCGTCGACGCCGGCGGGGACGGTGGCAGCTACGGGTCCATACCACTGGGGCTGGACGGCGGGCGAGGGGCGGTGGAGGGCCTGCTGGGGAGTGGCAGCAGCCTGAGCAGCACGGAAGCTTTGGAAGAACCGTGCTTTCTCAGCCTGCACTTCGGGCGTGTCCTGGATGAAGGGGACAGCCGAGCACACTCCCACCACTGCCAATACAACCTGCGAATAAAGCTTCGTTTCTTACGATNNNNNNNNNNNNNNNNNNNNNNNNTGCAATTTTTTCTAATGATAGATCACGTCCTTATGACCAATTCTAAGAAAGAAGAAATCACAAAAGTCATGGTTTAATCAAACTTCGATTGCCAGATTATATCTCTTAGCGTTTGAGTGAACACATGCCGTAAGTGATTACCAGAAGCCTCATGTTGTTTTCCTGATCGAAGACCCCAACTGCGCTAAGCCAAGAATCCATCTGcctttatatatgtctttatgcaTATGAAGCGAAGGTCAGGCAAAGTAAGTGAGGCAAAGAACTGGCCAACACTTCTTGTGTTTTCCTGCTTGGCCACATGCACATAAGTGGTCCAGTTTGAAGCACACTTATTCCTTTTTCATCTACGTTGTTATGAACAAGAGAATTACAGGAAAGAACATCAGATTTCACACCAGGAAAAGACTGGA
It contains:
- the LOC119592214 gene encoding cuticle protein CP1499-like isoform X3, with the protein product MRLLVVLAVVGVCSAVPFIQDTPEVQAEKARFFQSFRAAQAAATPQQALHRPSPAVQPQWYGPVAATVPAGVDGTITPVGDTAEVAAARNAFLNAYNAQVRATAGAAPAGPSFAPAYSPAPAVPKARFFQSFRAAQAAATPQQALHRPSPAVQPQWYGPVAATVPAGVDGTITPVGDTAEVAAARNAFLNAYNAQVRATAGAAPAGPSFAPAYSPAPAVPAAPVQPKWTGPVAATVPAGLPGSAPQVADTAEVAAAKQEFFNTYQRQAAAAAPPSRNYF
- the LOC119592214 gene encoding cuticle protein CP1499-like isoform X2, which translates into the protein MRLLVVLAVVGVCSAVPFIQDTPEVQAEKARFFQSFRAAQAAATPQQALHRPSPAVQPQWYGPVAATVPAGVDGTITPVGDTAEVAAARNAFLNAYNAQVRATAGAAPAGPSFAPAYSPAPAVPAAPVQPKWTGPVAATVPAGLPGSAPQVADTAEVAAAKQEFFNTYQRQAAAAAPPSRNYF
- the LOC119592214 gene encoding cuticle protein CP1499-like isoform X1, producing the protein MRVLVVLAVVGVCSAVPFIQDTPEVQAEKARFFQSFRAAQAAATPQQALHRPSPAVQPQWYGPVAATVPAGVDGTITPVGDTAEVAAARNAFLNAYNAQVRATAGAAPAGPSFAPAYSPAPAVPAAPVQPKWTGPVAATVPAGLPGSAPQVADTAEVAAAKQEFFNTYQRQAAAAAPPSRNYF